In a single window of the Veillonella sp. genome:
- the nifJ gene encoding pyruvate:ferredoxin (flavodoxin) oxidoreductase translates to MSRKFKTMDGNQAAAHVSYGFTEVAAIYPITPSSPMPEHIDEWAASGRKNIFGNTVQVVEMQSEAGAAAATHGSLQAGALTTTFTSSQGLLLMLPNLYKVAGELLPGVFQVAARALAAHALAIFGDHQDVMAARAAGCAMLAESSVQEVMDLSAVAHLTAIKTRVPFINFFDGFRTSHEIQKIEIWDYEDLKPLVDMDAVKAFRKNALNPDAPVTRGTAENPDVYFQHREASNKFYLNVPDVVEHYMNEVNKLAGTNYQLFNYHGAPDATDVIVTMGSSAQVVQSTVDYLNKLGRKVGFINVHLFRPFATDRLLKALPQTVERIAVLDRTKEPGALAEPLFLDVQAAVIDGGRNVKVIAGRYGLSSKDVIPADIVAVFDNLAAENGKKFFTLGINDDVTFLSLDRAEGVEVETPGLTECKFWGFGSDGTVGANKSAIKIIGDHTDMYAQAYFDYDSKKSGGVTMSHLRFGKNPINLPYLITEPQFVACHRQSYVHEYDLIRGIKKGGTFLLNCTWSPEELDEHLPAKLRRQIAEKELNFYIINAAKIASEIGLGGRINMVTQAAFFKLTEIIPVDDAVKYLKESVVTSYGKKGQNIVDMNNAAIDQGVNALVKVDVPASWKDAVDDGNHAVKPGCESCPSFVQNIAQPINAQAGYDLPVSTFSGYEDGTLPAGTAKYEKRGPALFVPKWLPENCIQCNQCSFVCPHATIRPILATEAEVAAAPEHFDTIPALGAKDLQFRIAVSPLDCLGCGNCVDICPAPKGKAIVMTSIDSEIEQAEAWNYGVNLPVKENPMKKETVKGSQFEQPLFEFSGACAGCGETPYAKLLTQLFGDRMMIANATGCSSIWGASMPASPYTTNQQGQGPSWANSLFEDNAEYGYGMYIGVKKIRQQLVELASKAVETATGELKEALEQWIEFANLGAATRQRSERLVAAIEAEGATTPELKEILEKKQFLIKRSHWIFGGDGWAYDIGFGGVDHVLASGEDINIFVFDTEVYSNTGGQASKSTNVAAVAQFAASGKRTKKKDLGMMAMSYGYVYVAQVAMGADKNQLMKAVAEAEAYPGPSLIIAYSPCINHGIKAGMGKAQEEQRKAVAAGYWDLYRYNPQLKEEGKNPFSLDSKEPTESFQDFLKGEVRYASLAKAAPDVAEELFAKTEKDAKERRLSYVRLQKGFEDVK, encoded by the coding sequence ATGAGTCGTAAATTTAAAACTATGGACGGCAACCAAGCGGCTGCTCACGTTTCTTATGGTTTTACAGAAGTTGCTGCGATTTACCCAATCACTCCATCTTCCCCAATGCCAGAACACATTGACGAATGGGCTGCGTCTGGTCGTAAAAACATCTTCGGTAACACTGTTCAAGTTGTAGAAATGCAATCTGAAGCAGGTGCTGCTGCCGCAACTCACGGTTCTTTACAAGCTGGTGCATTAACAACAACTTTCACATCTTCCCAAGGTTTGTTATTGATGCTTCCTAACTTATACAAAGTAGCAGGCGAATTACTTCCAGGTGTATTCCAAGTAGCTGCTCGTGCATTGGCTGCACACGCTTTGGCTATCTTCGGTGACCATCAAGACGTAATGGCTGCTCGTGCAGCTGGCTGCGCTATGCTTGCTGAATCCTCCGTACAAGAAGTAATGGACTTGTCCGCTGTAGCTCACTTAACAGCTATTAAAACTCGTGTACCTTTCATCAACTTCTTCGACGGTTTCCGTACATCCCACGAAATTCAAAAAATCGAAATCTGGGACTATGAAGATTTAAAACCATTAGTTGACATGGACGCTGTTAAAGCATTCCGTAAAAATGCTTTGAACCCAGATGCTCCTGTAACTCGTGGTACTGCAGAAAACCCTGACGTTTACTTCCAACATCGTGAAGCATCCAACAAATTCTACTTGAACGTTCCTGACGTTGTAGAACACTACATGAACGAAGTTAACAAATTGGCTGGTACTAACTACCAATTGTTCAACTACCATGGTGCTCCTGATGCAACTGACGTAATCGTAACTATGGGTTCCTCCGCTCAAGTAGTTCAATCCACTGTTGACTACTTAAACAAATTGGGCCGCAAAGTTGGTTTCATCAACGTTCACTTGTTCCGTCCATTCGCAACAGATCGTTTGTTGAAAGCTCTTCCTCAAACAGTAGAACGCATTGCAGTTCTTGACCGTACTAAAGAACCAGGCGCTTTGGCTGAACCATTGTTCTTGGACGTACAAGCTGCTGTAATCGACGGTGGCCGTAACGTAAAAGTTATCGCTGGTCGTTATGGTTTGAGCTCCAAAGACGTTATCCCTGCAGACATCGTAGCTGTATTCGATAACTTGGCTGCTGAAAACGGCAAGAAATTCTTCACATTGGGTATCAATGATGATGTTACATTCTTGTCCTTAGATCGTGCTGAAGGCGTAGAAGTTGAAACTCCTGGTTTGACTGAATGTAAATTCTGGGGCTTCGGTTCTGACGGTACTGTAGGTGCGAATAAATCCGCTATCAAAATCATCGGTGACCACACTGACATGTATGCTCAAGCATACTTCGACTACGACTCCAAAAAATCTGGTGGCGTAACAATGTCTCACCTTCGTTTTGGTAAAAACCCAATCAACTTGCCTTACTTGATTACTGAACCTCAATTCGTAGCATGTCACCGTCAATCTTACGTACATGAATACGACTTGATCCGCGGCATCAAAAAAGGTGGTACATTCTTATTGAACTGTACTTGGTCTCCTGAAGAATTAGACGAACATTTACCTGCTAAATTACGTCGTCAAATCGCAGAAAAAGAATTGAACTTCTACATTATCAATGCTGCGAAAATCGCTTCCGAAATCGGTTTGGGCGGTCGTATCAACATGGTAACTCAAGCTGCATTCTTCAAATTGACTGAAATCATCCCTGTAGATGATGCTGTTAAATACCTTAAAGAATCCGTAGTAACTTCTTACGGTAAAAAAGGTCAAAACATCGTTGACATGAACAACGCTGCTATCGATCAAGGCGTTAACGCTTTGGTAAAAGTAGATGTTCCTGCTAGCTGGAAAGACGCTGTTGATGACGGCAATCACGCAGTTAAACCTGGTTGCGAATCTTGCCCATCCTTCGTTCAAAATATTGCACAACCAATCAATGCACAAGCTGGTTATGATCTTCCTGTATCCACATTCTCTGGTTACGAAGATGGTACATTACCTGCTGGTACTGCTAAATACGAAAAACGCGGTCCTGCATTGTTCGTTCCAAAATGGTTACCAGAAAACTGTATCCAATGTAACCAATGTTCCTTCGTATGTCCACATGCTACAATTCGTCCAATCTTGGCAACTGAAGCAGAAGTGGCTGCAGCTCCAGAACATTTCGATACAATCCCTGCATTGGGCGCTAAAGACCTTCAATTCCGTATCGCTGTATCCCCATTAGATTGCTTGGGTTGCGGTAACTGTGTTGATATCTGTCCAGCTCCTAAGGGCAAAGCTATCGTAATGACTTCCATCGATTCCGAAATCGAACAAGCTGAAGCATGGAACTACGGTGTTAACCTTCCTGTAAAAGAAAACCCTATGAAGAAGGAAACTGTTAAAGGTTCCCAATTCGAACAACCATTGTTCGAGTTCTCCGGTGCTTGCGCAGGTTGTGGTGAAACTCCTTACGCTAAATTGTTAACTCAATTGTTCGGCGACCGCATGATGATTGCCAATGCAACTGGTTGTTCCTCCATCTGGGGTGCATCCATGCCTGCATCTCCATACACAACTAACCAACAAGGTCAAGGTCCTTCCTGGGCAAACTCCTTGTTCGAAGACAATGCTGAGTATGGTTATGGTATGTACATCGGCGTTAAGAAAATTCGTCAACAATTAGTAGAATTAGCTTCTAAAGCTGTAGAAACTGCTACAGGCGAATTGAAAGAAGCTTTGGAACAATGGATCGAATTCGCTAACCTTGGTGCAGCAACTCGTCAACGTTCCGAACGTTTAGTAGCAGCTATCGAAGCTGAAGGTGCTACAACTCCAGAATTGAAAGAAATTCTTGAGAAAAAACAATTCTTGATCAAACGTTCCCACTGGATCTTCGGTGGTGACGGTTGGGCATACGATATCGGCTTCGGCGGTGTTGACCATGTATTAGCTTCTGGCGAAGACATCAACATCTTCGTATTCGATACTGAAGTATACTCCAACACTGGTGGTCAAGCTTCCAAATCCACTAACGTAGCAGCAGTTGCTCAATTCGCAGCTTCTGGTAAACGTACTAAGAAAAAAGACCTTGGCATGATGGCTATGTCTTATGGTTATGTATACGTAGCACAAGTAGCTATGGGTGCAGATAAAAACCAATTGATGAAAGCTGTTGCAGAAGCTGAAGCATATCCAGGTCCTTCCTTGATCATCGCTTACAGCCCATGTATCAACCATGGTATCAAAGCTGGTATGGGTAAAGCTCAAGAAGAACAACGTAAAGCAGTTGCAGCTGGTTACTGGGATCTTTACAGATACAACCCTCAACTTAAAGAAGAAGGTAAAAATCCATTCTCCTTGGATTCCAAAGAACCAACTGAAAGCTTCCAAGACTTCCTTAAAGGTGAAGTTCGTTACGCTTCCTTGGCTAAAGCAGCTCCAGATGTTGCAGAAGAATTGTTCGCTAAAACTGAAAAAGACGCTAAAGAACGTCGCTTAAGCTATGTTCGCTTACAAAAAGGTTTCGAAGACGTAAAATAA
- a CDS encoding methyltransferase regulatory domain-containing protein has product MAKDNQQITTDDMQQTIYKELGYKSYPFPFTTPAYLEAYGTLVGLNTPPAKTARVLELGATYGGNIISQAVHNPEATFVGIELSQDQVEKGNKIISDAKLDNVSLIQGDIMNFDETLGTFDYIIAHGFYSWIRDEMKDKLLDIISHHLADNGIAYVSYNTYPGWHTMEEVRQLMLFANRGHDELTHKEKVLRGKTVGSLVGSQILNYDNLKDRNSKFLGALRSVMQKDDYYVGHDHLEPHNDPCYFYQFNDHLKAHNLAYACDADLTLSMVRTYDESIADKLEKLAPNSQVDQEQYLDFMLDTTFRKSIICKADAAKNISYDVANPEKVNTVPVRTIVNSFVFQILFDEEALEMFDNGLVKDTFQALIKDGGTFNMIEALAILKAAHDAANDSEDDLEPAVCSLYKAIVEHMVRGGIRFYKTFPDKQEYMEGLSYVPARFTNFVKAIADGGSEYIYGANMFNDAIGDISEEDLLFMELLNKPKAKSTLIKKIKDSLFRADKAQTGKHQNAMAEAFYNELTKRMEQLGFIRSKKTDGLS; this is encoded by the coding sequence ATGGCTAAGGATAACCAACAGATCACAACAGATGATATGCAACAAACAATATATAAAGAGTTAGGCTATAAATCCTATCCATTTCCATTTACAACACCTGCGTATTTAGAAGCGTATGGTACACTTGTAGGACTTAATACTCCGCCCGCAAAGACAGCTCGTGTCCTTGAATTAGGCGCAACCTATGGTGGAAATATCATCTCTCAAGCTGTACATAATCCAGAAGCGACCTTTGTTGGTATTGAGCTTTCCCAAGATCAAGTAGAGAAGGGGAATAAAATTATTAGTGATGCTAAGTTGGATAATGTATCTCTAATTCAAGGGGATATTATGAACTTTGATGAGACTCTAGGGACCTTTGATTACATCATCGCTCATGGTTTTTACTCTTGGATTAGGGATGAGATGAAGGATAAATTGCTTGATATTATATCCCATCATTTGGCTGATAATGGCATTGCCTATGTATCTTATAATACATATCCTGGCTGGCATACGATGGAAGAGGTACGTCAGCTCATGCTATTTGCTAATCGTGGTCATGATGAATTAACACATAAAGAAAAGGTATTGCGTGGTAAGACTGTGGGCAGCTTAGTAGGTTCTCAAATTCTTAATTATGACAACCTTAAAGATCGTAATAGTAAATTCTTAGGTGCTTTGCGTTCTGTTATGCAAAAAGATGATTATTATGTAGGTCATGACCATTTAGAACCTCATAATGATCCATGCTATTTTTACCAATTTAACGATCATTTGAAGGCCCATAATCTAGCGTATGCATGTGATGCAGATTTAACATTGTCTATGGTTCGTACCTATGATGAAAGTATCGCAGATAAGCTTGAAAAACTAGCTCCTAATAGCCAAGTAGATCAAGAACAATATTTAGACTTTATGCTTGACACAACATTCCGTAAGTCTATTATTTGTAAAGCAGATGCTGCAAAGAATATTAGCTATGATGTAGCTAATCCTGAAAAGGTGAATACAGTACCTGTACGTACTATTGTGAATAGTTTTGTATTCCAAATACTCTTTGATGAAGAAGCGTTAGAAATGTTTGATAATGGGCTCGTAAAAGATACATTCCAAGCGCTTATTAAAGATGGTGGTACGTTCAATATGATTGAAGCTCTCGCCATTCTAAAAGCCGCTCACGATGCTGCTAATGACTCTGAAGATGATTTAGAACCAGCTGTATGTAGCTTATATAAAGCTATTGTTGAACATATGGTACGCGGTGGTATTCGCTTCTACAAAACATTCCCTGATAAACAGGAATATATGGAAGGTCTATCCTATGTACCAGCACGTTTTACAAACTTTGTGAAAGCTATTGCTGACGGTGGTAGCGAATATATTTATGGTGCAAACATGTTCAATGATGCCATTGGTGATATTTCCGAAGAGGATTTATTGTTCATGGAATTGTTGAATAAACCTAAAGCTAAATCTACATTGATCAAGAAGATTAAGGATTCTCTCTTTAGAGCTGATAAGGCCCAAACTGGTAAGCATCAAAATGCTATGGCGGAAGCCTTCTATAATGAATTAACCAAGCGTATGGAGCAATTAGGCTTTATTAGAAGTAAGAAAACTGATGGTCTTTCATAA
- a CDS encoding helix-turn-helix transcriptional regulator: MASKKAVLVYILEILKSETDANHTLSQEEIRSILAERYEVSVDRKTLGRHLNDLYESGDFGIQCEESAVGADGTIRRTDFYMIHTFEDSELRLLIDGILASRHITASQRKDLISRVAKLGSSHFKPHGIDIESATGYLHRSQDLFLNIDLIEEAIQKGRKISLAYCQPDVDKRLHINLGPDNKERKYVFNPFQLVMNRGHYYLVGNHENYDDMSTLRVDRIAHITVLSERRKPLREIKGYHQQRTFNVSQYVKEHIYMFGGESVTVSFKAKRSIVNQILDWFDGNVEFTNVTSDDVVCRVRVNHDAFKYWALQYMQSVKVLSPASLVAEVKEAIKEGLEQYS; the protein is encoded by the coding sequence ATGGCATCTAAGAAGGCCGTTCTAGTATATATACTAGAGATCCTGAAAAGTGAAACGGATGCTAATCATACTTTATCTCAAGAGGAGATTCGCAGTATATTAGCCGAGCGGTACGAGGTATCCGTCGATCGGAAGACCTTAGGCCGTCATTTAAATGATTTATATGAATCTGGTGATTTTGGTATTCAATGTGAAGAGTCTGCCGTAGGAGCAGATGGTACTATTCGCCGTACTGATTTCTATATGATTCATACCTTTGAAGATTCAGAATTGAGATTATTAATTGACGGTATTTTGGCATCTCGTCATATTACCGCATCTCAACGTAAGGATTTAATTAGTCGTGTTGCTAAATTGGGTAGCTCTCATTTCAAGCCCCATGGTATTGATATTGAAAGTGCTACGGGTTACCTTCATAGAAGTCAGGACTTATTCCTTAACATTGATCTCATAGAAGAAGCAATACAAAAGGGGAGAAAAATTTCCTTGGCTTATTGCCAACCTGACGTGGATAAACGTTTACATATTAATCTTGGTCCAGATAATAAGGAGCGAAAGTATGTATTCAATCCATTCCAACTAGTTATGAATCGGGGACATTATTACCTAGTTGGGAACCACGAAAATTATGATGACATGTCTACATTACGTGTCGATCGAATTGCACATATTACGGTGCTTAGCGAACGTAGAAAACCTTTACGGGAGATAAAGGGCTATCATCAGCAACGCACCTTTAATGTGTCACAATATGTAAAAGAACATATCTACATGTTCGGCGGTGAATCCGTTACCGTAAGCTTTAAGGCGAAGCGCTCCATTGTAAATCAAATTTTAGATTGGTTCGATGGGAATGTAGAATTCACTAACGTTACATCTGATGACGTTGTATGCCGTGTACGTGTTAATCATGATGCCTTCAAGTATTGGGCCCTTCAATATATGCAAAGTGTGAAAGTACTTTCACCAGCATCCTTAGTAGCAGAAGTAAAAGAAGCTATTAAGGAAGGCCTAGAACAATACTCATAA
- the putP gene encoding sodium/proline symporter PutP: MTQDNLMIIIAFALYLGLMMYIGVYYYRKSNSIGDYILGGRQLGPWITALSAEASDMSGWMLMGVPGLAYTTGISGVWIAVGLTLGTWANWKFVSRRLRNHTEVASDSLTLPDYLKNRFHDQSHSVAVISALFILIFFLIYTSSGFVAGGKLFNTIFGLDYTVSLFITAGIVVFYTFLGGFLAVSWTDCIQGALMFFAILAVPITAAMFMGGPIETFQLIQHEFPQGLSLFGDPSDWFTWAIGLISSLGWGLGYFGQPHILVRFMAISDAKELKKSTNIAMVWVILSLMAAIAVGLIGHVYMLPDVLVGTDAETVFLIMTERLFTPFVAGLIWSAVLAAIMSTASAQLLVTASAISNDFYANIIHPKASDKELVLVSRIVVLIVALIAIYMAMDPDSYILTMVAYAWAGFGAAFGPAILFSLFWKRMTHHGCIAGIVVGGLTVLIWKQFGFLGLYEIVPGFIFSSIAIYVVSIMGKLPPRPVLKDYREAEKMHVL; encoded by the coding sequence ATGACACAAGACAACTTAATGATTATAATCGCCTTTGCCTTATACCTAGGACTCATGATGTATATCGGGGTCTACTATTACAGGAAATCTAATAGCATTGGTGATTACATCCTCGGTGGCCGACAACTAGGACCATGGATTACAGCACTTAGTGCGGAAGCATCAGATATGAGTGGTTGGATGCTCATGGGTGTACCGGGTCTAGCGTATACTACGGGGATTTCTGGTGTATGGATTGCCGTAGGCCTCACATTGGGTACATGGGCGAACTGGAAATTCGTTTCTAGACGCTTGCGTAACCATACAGAGGTTGCCAGCGACAGTTTAACCTTACCGGATTACTTGAAGAATCGTTTCCACGACCAATCCCATTCGGTAGCTGTCATTTCCGCCTTGTTTATCTTGATTTTCTTCTTGATATATACATCATCAGGCTTTGTAGCAGGTGGCAAGTTGTTCAATACCATCTTTGGTCTTGATTACACAGTGTCTCTCTTTATTACAGCAGGCATCGTCGTATTCTATACATTCCTCGGTGGCTTCCTCGCTGTATCTTGGACAGACTGTATACAAGGGGCATTAATGTTCTTTGCTATCTTAGCAGTACCAATTACGGCTGCCATGTTTATGGGTGGCCCTATTGAAACATTCCAACTCATTCAACATGAGTTCCCGCAAGGACTTAGCTTATTTGGTGATCCATCCGACTGGTTCACATGGGCTATCGGCTTAATTTCTTCTCTTGGTTGGGGTCTTGGTTACTTCGGTCAACCTCATATCCTCGTAAGATTCATGGCTATCTCTGATGCGAAAGAGCTTAAGAAATCTACAAATATCGCCATGGTTTGGGTTATCTTATCCCTTATGGCGGCCATTGCAGTTGGCCTCATCGGTCACGTATACATGTTGCCTGATGTTTTAGTAGGCACTGATGCGGAAACTGTATTCCTCATCATGACAGAACGTCTCTTTACACCATTTGTAGCAGGTCTCATCTGGTCTGCAGTACTCGCAGCTATTATGAGTACCGCATCTGCACAGTTATTAGTAACAGCTTCTGCTATTTCTAACGACTTCTATGCCAATATCATTCATCCTAAAGCAAGTGATAAGGAATTAGTACTCGTAAGTCGTATCGTAGTACTTATCGTAGCATTGATTGCCATCTATATGGCGATGGACCCTGATAGCTACATCTTAACAATGGTTGCCTATGCATGGGCAGGCTTTGGTGCCGCCTTTGGTCCAGCCATCTTGTTCTCCTTATTCTGGAAACGTATGACACATCATGGTTGTATTGCTGGTATCGTCGTAGGTGGTTTAACAGTACTCATTTGGAAACAATTTGGATTCCTTGGTCTTTACGAAATCGTGCCAGGCTTCATCTTCTCTTCCATCGCAATCTACGTAGTGAGTATCATGGGCAAATTACCGCCTCGTCCAGTCCTTAAGGATTACCGAGAAGCAGAAAAAATGCACGTTCTATAA
- the recQ gene encoding DNA helicase RecQ — MEQQPASKQAITSQSVDMKQQAMMKQQALRMLETYFGYTFFRPAQEAPIASLLCNEDVIGIMPTGAGKSICFQIPALCKPGLTIVFSPLISLMKDQVDGLLVQNIPAALINSTLTQAEFNKTMYEVRSGKIKLLYIAPERLGSNFFCNVLRALPIAQVIVDEAHCISEWGHDFRPSYRLIGEWLNSLPKRPIVGAFTATATKYVENDIKKLLGLDNANVYVTGFDRPNLSFSIIRTPKRMDYVVHYVRQHANENGIIYCATRKDVDRVYENLTRAGIKVGHYHGGLSDEVRREMQNAYADDKLQVMVATNAFGMGIDKSNVRYVLHYQMPRNMESYYQEAGRAGRDGAPAECILLYSGQDVQVHKYLIEQSIETPERQEVELRKLQSMIDYCFCSNCLRKYMLNYFGESTVWTTCDNCSSCKGSADKVNVTKEAKAIFRAIMGTDERYGASMITSIVRGERTDRIMRAGHDALPVFGLLSNVDEKSIKGLIQQFVASGYLRSSTGKYPVLSLTAGAEEVLAGHKEVEEIRQHVSVPSRTSRTTSTVARGKSSSGAGGLFEHLRQHRKRLAEEAGLRPYLIFPDTVLIDLANLRPTTLGEFGNVKGVGEAKLKKYGLSFLQAIAEYKG, encoded by the coding sequence ATGGAACAACAGCCAGCTTCAAAACAAGCTATTACATCACAGTCGGTTGATATGAAGCAACAAGCTATGATGAAACAACAGGCATTACGGATGTTGGAAACATACTTTGGGTATACCTTCTTTAGACCGGCTCAAGAGGCTCCTATTGCTTCCTTATTATGCAATGAAGATGTAATTGGTATCATGCCAACAGGGGCCGGCAAGTCTATCTGTTTCCAGATTCCTGCTCTTTGCAAGCCGGGCCTTACTATCGTGTTTTCGCCACTGATTTCCCTTATGAAAGACCAAGTAGATGGTCTATTAGTGCAGAACATTCCAGCGGCACTCATTAATAGTACCCTTACCCAAGCGGAGTTTAATAAGACTATGTACGAGGTACGCAGTGGTAAGATTAAGCTCTTATATATTGCACCAGAGCGACTAGGCTCTAATTTCTTCTGTAATGTATTGCGAGCATTGCCTATAGCTCAAGTCATCGTTGATGAGGCTCACTGTATTTCTGAGTGGGGACATGACTTTAGACCGTCCTATCGGCTCATTGGTGAGTGGCTCAACTCGCTACCGAAGAGACCTATCGTAGGAGCTTTCACCGCGACGGCTACAAAATATGTAGAAAATGATATCAAGAAACTATTAGGCCTAGATAATGCGAATGTGTACGTAACGGGTTTTGATCGACCTAATTTATCCTTCTCTATCATTCGTACACCAAAGCGCATGGATTATGTAGTCCATTATGTGCGCCAACACGCCAACGAAAATGGTATTATTTACTGTGCGACGCGCAAGGATGTAGATCGGGTGTATGAAAATCTAACCCGTGCAGGCATAAAAGTAGGTCATTATCACGGAGGTCTCAGCGATGAGGTGCGCCGTGAGATGCAAAACGCCTATGCAGATGATAAACTGCAGGTCATGGTGGCTACCAATGCCTTTGGCATGGGCATTGATAAAAGTAATGTGCGCTATGTGTTGCATTACCAAATGCCGCGCAATATGGAGTCCTACTATCAAGAGGCGGGCCGTGCAGGTCGCGATGGAGCACCTGCAGAATGTATTTTGCTCTACAGCGGGCAGGATGTACAGGTTCACAAGTATCTAATTGAACAGTCCATCGAAACTCCTGAGCGGCAAGAGGTGGAACTACGCAAGTTGCAGTCTATGATTGATTACTGTTTCTGCAGTAATTGTTTGCGTAAATATATGCTTAACTATTTTGGTGAAAGCACCGTTTGGACCACATGTGACAATTGTAGTTCTTGTAAAGGTTCCGCCGATAAGGTAAATGTAACGAAGGAGGCGAAGGCCATCTTCCGTGCCATTATGGGGACCGATGAACGCTACGGGGCATCTATGATTACCTCTATCGTGCGCGGTGAGCGAACGGATCGCATCATGCGGGCAGGCCACGATGCATTGCCTGTCTTTGGTTTACTAAGCAATGTAGACGAGAAATCGATTAAGGGCCTTATTCAACAATTTGTGGCCTCTGGCTACTTGCGTAGCTCTACAGGTAAGTATCCTGTGCTATCTTTGACAGCTGGTGCTGAGGAAGTCTTAGCGGGGCATAAAGAGGTAGAGGAAATCAGACAACATGTGTCTGTACCATCTCGCACTAGTCGGACTACGTCCACTGTGGCACGAGGAAAATCTAGCTCCGGTGCAGGTGGTTTATTTGAACACTTACGACAACATCGCAAGCGCTTAGCTGAAGAGGCTGGCCTTCGACCATATCTTATCTTCCCGGATACTGTGCTTATTGACTTAGCTAATTTACGACCAACCACATTGGGTGAGTTTGGCAATGTTAAGGGCGTAGGGGAAGCAAAATTGAAAAAATATGGCCTCAGCTTTTTACAGGCCATTGCAGAATATAAGGGATAA
- a CDS encoding thymidylate synthase, with protein sequence MSLADTQYLGIIENILEHGTYGQNRTGIATYKLPHQIMQFDLQEEFPILTTKFVAFKTAVKELLWIWQMQSNDVRKLQEMNVRVWDEWMREDGTIGKAYGYQIAKYKQLDNLIKTIKEDPDSRRMIVTLWNIEDLDDMALQPCAYETLWDVADGYLNCMLIQRSGDMGLGVPFNTAQYAALQCMIAQVTGLKPGKFTHVINNAHVYENHVEALREQLARRDQALPAPKIVVNPDVKDFYDFTPEDVTLDGYEHLGKLSMTVAV encoded by the coding sequence ATGAGTCTAGCAGATACACAATACCTCGGTATTATTGAAAATATTTTAGAACATGGTACATATGGTCAAAATCGTACGGGCATTGCGACCTATAAATTACCTCATCAAATCATGCAATTCGACTTACAAGAGGAATTTCCCATTTTGACTACAAAGTTTGTAGCTTTCAAAACAGCGGTAAAAGAATTGTTGTGGATTTGGCAAATGCAATCCAACGATGTACGTAAATTACAAGAAATGAACGTACGTGTATGGGATGAGTGGATGCGCGAAGATGGTACCATTGGTAAGGCTTATGGTTACCAAATTGCAAAGTACAAACAATTAGACAATCTCATCAAAACTATCAAAGAAGATCCAGATAGCCGTCGTATGATTGTAACCTTATGGAATATTGAAGATTTAGATGATATGGCATTACAACCATGTGCGTATGAAACATTATGGGATGTAGCTGACGGATACTTGAACTGTATGCTCATTCAACGCAGTGGCGATATGGGCCTAGGCGTTCCATTTAACACGGCTCAATATGCAGCATTACAATGCATGATTGCGCAGGTAACAGGTCTTAAACCTGGTAAATTTACTCATGTTATTAACAATGCTCATGTGTATGAAAACCACGTAGAAGCATTGCGTGAGCAATTGGCACGCCGCGATCAAGCGTTGCCAGCGCCAAAAATTGTAGTAAATCCAGACGTGAAAGATTTCTACGATTTCACACCAGAGGACGTTACATTAGATGGCTATGAACATCTAGGTAAATTGTCCATGACTGTTGCTGTATAG
- a CDS encoding dihydrofolate reductase, with protein MLALIVAVAHNRVIGKDNTLIWHLPNDLKFFKEKTTGHVIIMGRKTFESLPFLLPNREHWVITRDKGFDAPEGVTIFHSPEAAAEAARALDAAYVIGGAQVYEAFLPYVDTMYITEVDHEFEGDAFFPEFPEDAFTIESVVDGMVDEKNKYPHRFVTYRRKASK; from the coding sequence ATGTTAGCATTAATCGTAGCCGTAGCACATAATCGTGTAATCGGTAAAGATAATACCTTGATTTGGCACTTGCCGAATGATTTGAAATTCTTTAAAGAAAAAACTACAGGTCATGTCATCATTATGGGTCGTAAGACCTTTGAAAGCTTGCCGTTCTTGTTACCAAATCGTGAGCACTGGGTGATTACCCGCGATAAAGGATTTGATGCGCCTGAAGGGGTTACGATTTTCCATAGCCCTGAGGCGGCTGCAGAAGCGGCGCGTGCTCTTGATGCGGCCTATGTCATCGGTGGTGCTCAAGTATATGAGGCTTTCTTGCCTTACGTAGATACGATGTACATCACAGAAGTAGACCATGAATTTGAAGGGGATGCATTTTTCCCAGAGTTTCCAGAGGATGCTTTCACCATTGAATCCGTTGTAGACGGCATGGTGGATGAAAAGAACAAATATCCTCATCGTTTTGTAACCTATCGCAGAAAGGCATCTAAATGA